A window from Rana temporaria chromosome 8, aRanTem1.1, whole genome shotgun sequence encodes these proteins:
- the LOC120910086 gene encoding gastrula zinc finger protein XlCGF26.1-like → MKSEQEDISLPCDTDGCDVRNSSERHLLLSADCKSEDNVITQDPPGGNPNTQNIHHRPSCPETSMDPSDQGESSHQSHTMIVNIHVRSHTADRSTDPSNPEESSSPHEGEHQMHNLFSCSECGKSFTKKGTLTRHQKLHTGECLYSCSECGKSFTRKGALAEHQRIHTRECPYSCSECGKSFTRKGALTEHQRIHTNEFPYSCSECGKSFSYKGKLIRHQRIHTSERPFPCPECGKSFTQKSHLVTHHRIHTGERPYSCSECGKSFTGKGELVNHLRIHTGERPYSCLECGKSFAEKGTLVKHKRIHTRECPYSCSECGKSFNDKGVLVKHQRIHTGERPYSCSECGKSFTGKRNLVTHQRLHTGERPYSCSECGKSFTGKGDLVNHLRIHTGERPYSCLECGKSFAKKGTLVAHKKRIHPSERPYSCSECGKSFNDKGVLVKHQRIHTGEHRYSCSECGKSFTKKGNLVQHLRIHTGEHPYSCSECGKSFTRKGTLVKHQRIHTGECP, encoded by the exons ATGAAAAGTGAACAGGAGGACATTTCTCTACCTTGTGACACAG ATGGATGTGATGTGAGGAATTCCTCGGAGAGACATCTTCTATTATCTGCTGATTGTAAGTCAGAAGATAATGTCATCACACAGGATCCTCCAGGAGGAAatccaaatacacaaaatatacatcaCAGACCTTCCTGTCCGGAGACATCAATGGATCCCTCTGATCAGGGGGAATCTTCTCATCAATCACATACTATGATTGTAAATATCCATgtaagatctcacactgcagatagatCAACAGATCCTTCCAATCCCGAGGAATCTTCCTCACCCCATGAAGGAGAGCACCAAATGCACAATCTattctcatgttcagagtgcgggaaatctttcactaagAAAGGAACACTTACTAGACACCAGAAACTTCACACAGGTGAATGtctttattcatgttcagagtgcgggaaatctttcactcggaAAGGAGCACTTGctgaacaccagagaattcacacgcgtgaatgtccttattcatgttcagagtgcgggaaatctttcactcggaAAGGAGCACTTActgaacaccagagaattcacacgaaTGAatttccttattcatgttcagagtgcgggaaatctttcagttATAAAGGAAAACTTATTcggcaccagagaattcacacgagtGAGCGTCCTTTCCCTtgtccagagtgcgggaaatctttcactcaaaAATCACATCTTGTTACACACCATAGAATTCACaccggtgagcgtccttattcatgttcagagtgcgggaaatctttcactggcAAAGGAGAGCTTGTTAATCATCTTAGAATTCATACAggcgagcgtccttattcatgtttagagtgcgggaaatctttcgctGAAAAAGGAACCCTTGTTAAACATAAAAGAATTCACACCAGGGagtgtccttattcatgttcagagtgcgggaaatctttcaatgataAAGGAGTCCTTGTtaaacatcagagaattcacacaggcgagcgtccttattcatgttcagagtgcgggaaatctttcactggcAAAAGAAACCTTGTTACACATCAGAgacttcacacaggtgagcgtccttattcatgttcagagtgcgggaaatctttcactggcAAAGGAGACCTTGTTAATCATCTTAGAATTCATACAggcgagcgtccttattcatgtttagagtgcgggaaatctttcgctAAAAAAGGAACCCTTGTTGCACATAAAAAAAGAATTCACCCCagcgagcgtccttattcatgttcagagtgcgggaaatctttcaatgataAAGGAGTCCTTGTtaaacatcagagaattcacacaggtgagcatcgttactcatgttcagagtgcggaaaatcTTTCACTAAAAAAGGAAACCTTGTTCAACATCttagaattcacacgggtgagcatccttattcatgttcagagtgcgggaaatctttcactcgaaAAGGAACTCTTGTtaaacatcagagaattcacacaggtgagtgtCCAtaa
- the LOC120910102 gene encoding zinc finger protein 501-like isoform X2: MVEGDPLYSRNSTQEDHTIPHHHQGEERINIKAEVKEEEVETYVGGDQPITEEVGMIMKSEQEDISLPCDTDGCDVRNSSERHLLLSADCKSEDNVITQDPPGGNPNTQNIHHRPSCPETSMDPSDQGESSHQSHTMIVNIHVRSHTADRSTDTSNPEESSSPHEGDHRGDDLFPCSECGKSFTKKGELTRHLRIHTGERPYSCSECGKSFTRKGHLAYHQRIHTGERPFSCSECGKSFNQKTHLVTHQRIHTGERPYSCSECGKCFTQKGELAEHQRIHTSERPYSCSECGKSFTKKGALTRHQRIHTSERPFPCSECGKFFTQKAHLVTHQRIHTGERPYSCSECGKCFTQKGELAEHQRIHTSERPYSCSECGKSFTKKGALTRHQKIHTGERPHSCSECGKSFTRKGALDEHQRIHTRERPFPCSE; this comes from the exons ATGGTAGAGGGTGATCCTCTGTATTCCCGCAATTCCACACAGGaggatcacaccatcccccaccatcatcag ggtgaAGAACGGATTAATATAAAAGctgaggttaaagaagaagaagtagagacgtatgtggggggtgatcagccaATCACGGAGGAGGTTGGGATGATTATGAAAAGTGAACAGGAGGACATTTCTCTACCTTGTGACACAG ATGGATGTGATGTGAGGAATTCCTCGGAGAGACATCTTCTATTATCTGCTGATTGTAAGTCAGAAGATAATGTCATCACACAGGATCCTCCAGGAGGAAatccaaatacacaaaatatacatcaCAGACCTTCCTGTCCGGAGACATCAATGGATCCCTCTGATCAGGGGGAATCTTCTCATCAATCACATACTATGATTGTAAATATCCATgtaagatctcacactgcagatagatCAACAGATACTTCTAATCCCGAGGAATCTTCCTCACCCCATGAAGGGGATCACCGAGGTGACGATCTATtcccatgttcagagtgcgggaaatctttcactaagAAGGGAGAACTTACTAGACAcctgagaattcacacaggtgagcgtccttattcatgttcagagtgcggaaaatcTTTCACTCGGAAAGGACACCTTGCGtatcaccagagaattcacacgggtgagcgtcctttctcttgttcagagtgcgggaaatctttcaatcaAAAAACACATCTTGTTacacatcagagaattcacacaggtgagcgtccttattcatgttcagagtgcgggaaatgtttcactcagaAGGGAGAGCTTGctgaacaccagagaattcacacgagtGAACGACCTTATTCATGTTCGGAGTGTGGGAAATCATTCACTAAGAAGGGAGCACTTActagacaccagagaattcacacaagtGAGCGTCCTTtcccttgttcagagtgcgggaaattttTTACTCAAAAAGCACATCTTGTTacacatcagagaattcacacaggtgagcgtccttattcatgttcagagtgcgggaaatgtttcactcagaAGGGAGAGCTTGctgaacaccagagaattcacacgagtGAACGACCTTATTCATGTTCggagtgtgggaaatctttcactaaGAAGGGAGCACTTACTagacaccagaaaattcacacagGAGAACGTCcacattcatgttcagagtgcgggaaatctttcactcggaAAGGAGCACTTGatgaacaccagagaattcacacgaggGAGCGTCCTTTCCCTTGTTCAGAGTGA
- the LOC120910102 gene encoding zinc finger protein 501-like isoform X1 yields MVEGDPLYSRNSTQEDHTIPHHHQGEELKDIKVEVKVEKQEESGDQQSMEEGDPLYSRDSTQEDHTIPHHHQGEERINIKAEVKEEEVETYVGGDQPITEEVGMIMKSEQEDISLPCDTDGCDVRNSSERHLLLSADCKSEDNVITQDPPGGNPNTQNIHHRPSCPETSMDPSDQGESSHQSHTMIVNIHVRSHTADRSTDTSNPEESSSPHEGDHRGDDLFPCSECGKSFTKKGELTRHLRIHTGERPYSCSECGKSFTRKGHLAYHQRIHTGERPFSCSECGKSFNQKTHLVTHQRIHTGERPYSCSECGKCFTQKGELAEHQRIHTSERPYSCSECGKSFTKKGALTRHQRIHTSERPFPCSECGKFFTQKAHLVTHQRIHTGERPYSCSECGKCFTQKGELAEHQRIHTSERPYSCSECGKSFTKKGALTRHQKIHTGERPHSCSECGKSFTRKGALDEHQRIHTRERPFPCSE; encoded by the exons ATGGTAGAGGGTGATCCTCTGTATTCCCGCAATTCCACACAGGaggatcacaccatcccccaccatcatcag ggtgaagaactgaaagacatcaaagttgaggttaaagtagAAAAACAAGAGGAGTccggagatcagcagtctatggaggagggagatcctctgtattcccgggattccacacaggaggatcacaccatccctcaccatcatcag ggtgaAGAACGGATTAATATAAAAGctgaggttaaagaagaagaagtagagacgtatgtggggggtgatcagccaATCACGGAGGAGGTTGGGATGATTATGAAAAGTGAACAGGAGGACATTTCTCTACCTTGTGACACAG ATGGATGTGATGTGAGGAATTCCTCGGAGAGACATCTTCTATTATCTGCTGATTGTAAGTCAGAAGATAATGTCATCACACAGGATCCTCCAGGAGGAAatccaaatacacaaaatatacatcaCAGACCTTCCTGTCCGGAGACATCAATGGATCCCTCTGATCAGGGGGAATCTTCTCATCAATCACATACTATGATTGTAAATATCCATgtaagatctcacactgcagatagatCAACAGATACTTCTAATCCCGAGGAATCTTCCTCACCCCATGAAGGGGATCACCGAGGTGACGATCTATtcccatgttcagagtgcgggaaatctttcactaagAAGGGAGAACTTACTAGACAcctgagaattcacacaggtgagcgtccttattcatgttcagagtgcggaaaatcTTTCACTCGGAAAGGACACCTTGCGtatcaccagagaattcacacgggtgagcgtcctttctcttgttcagagtgcgggaaatctttcaatcaAAAAACACATCTTGTTacacatcagagaattcacacaggtgagcgtccttattcatgttcagagtgcgggaaatgtttcactcagaAGGGAGAGCTTGctgaacaccagagaattcacacgagtGAACGACCTTATTCATGTTCGGAGTGTGGGAAATCATTCACTAAGAAGGGAGCACTTActagacaccagagaattcacacaagtGAGCGTCCTTtcccttgttcagagtgcgggaaattttTTACTCAAAAAGCACATCTTGTTacacatcagagaattcacacaggtgagcgtccttattcatgttcagagtgcgggaaatgtttcactcagaAGGGAGAGCTTGctgaacaccagagaattcacacgagtGAACGACCTTATTCATGTTCggagtgtgggaaatctttcactaaGAAGGGAGCACTTACTagacaccagaaaattcacacagGAGAACGTCcacattcatgttcagagtgcgggaaatctttcactcggaAAGGAGCACTTGatgaacaccagagaattcacacgaggGAGCGTCCTTTCCCTTGTTCAGAGTGA